The Apium graveolens cultivar Ventura chromosome 11, ASM990537v1, whole genome shotgun sequence genome has a window encoding:
- the LOC141697401 gene encoding stress-related protein-like gives MADTLPSPPPQSDEKKLKYLDFVQVAAIYVVVSFTTLYEYAKGNSGPLKPGVQTVEGTVKTVIGPVYDKFRNVPLELLTFVDRKVDEVLSEMDRHVPSLIKQASSQARSVASEIKRAGLVETTTNVAKSAYVKYEPVAEEYYYKYEPVAEKYVVVAWSSLNRLPLVPQLAHILVPTASYWAERYNQSVGYFVSKGYTVSYYLPLVPIDRIAKVFKASENGHALSNGDGDVVMSQ, from the exons ATGGCTGATACACTACCATCTCCACCCCCACAATCT GACGAGAAGAAGCTCAAGTACTTAGATTTCGTCCAAGTGGCGGCTATTTACGTCGTCGTTTCGTTCACCACTCTGTATGAGTATGCTAAAGGTAACTCCGGTCCGTTGAAACCGGGCGTTCAGACCGTTGAAGGTACTGTTAAGACTGTTATTGGACCGGTTTACGATAAGTTTCGTAACGTTCCGTTGGAGCTTCTTACCTTCGTTGATCGCAAG GTTGATGAGGTGCTGAGTGAGATGGATCGGCACGTGCCATCGCTGATCAAGCAGGCATCGAGCCAAGCTCGATCTGTAGCTTCGGAGATCAAGCGAGCTGGACTGGTGGAGACTACTACAAACGTGGCTAAATCAGCGTATGTTAAGTACGAGCCAGTAGCTGAAGAGTATTACTATAAGTACGAGCCGGTAGCTGAGAAGTATGTTGTGGTGGCCTGGAGTTCATTGAACAGGCTTCCTTTGGTTCCTCAATTGGCTCACATTCTGGTCCCAACGGCTTCGTATTGGGCTGAACGATACAATCAGAGCGTCGGTTACTTTGTATCGAAAGGCTATACAGTGTCGTATTACTTGCCATTGGTTCCGATTGATAGGATTGCTAAGGTGTTTAAGGCTAGTGAAAATGGACATGCTTTGAGTAATGGAGATGGTGATGTTGTGATGAGCCAATAA
- the LOC141697685 gene encoding translocase of chloroplast 159, chloroplastic-like isoform X2, translated as MEPSTVAASNSLVSADPFTGGEEKSFKDVVLESGEGLNLGDGENGVVEGNGVVEKSFKDGVVGRGEGVNGVVKGNGDVVEKSFKNVVVGSGEGVNGVVEGNGDIVQKSFEDVVVGSGVGMNGVVEGDGDVVEKSFKDVVVGSEEGVNGVVEVNGDIVEKSFKDVVVESGEGVNGVVEGDGDVVEKSFKDVVVESGEGVDLGSGEDGVVEGNGDIVEKSYKDVIVESGEGLNGVVQGNGDVEKSFKDVVVESREGLSGNVDVVTEEGFKENKASEFSEGLGSGVEDMKMKGEEGLEVKKMESVNQVVEKHVVESSESEQVGDVVVESGDGGEVTHEGDTVVETINVDLLEPGVAIVGEMEENGRVDRSTSLNMESDQVSAGTVEEVVGENIVVPTDSDNLSLDNESDNVIIGTNQESSVQKTIAPSKSELSELDGAKLILDVEEVDGVVSSNNGADQDHGKILSAVQSGNYAHYSANIVESKNSADVKTTSEGDSVIENIQVDKSEPGVAVVGKIEENGHADAEASARLENPAEVEVFTRNLAGADDFSAVVYAPHSPGSLPSNAEELKRNDDYSANGQDKIMENGVSEKFSANNSRESNQLQNKELEVKDEINFGKNEANGDVLEASGSEGDSDDMIFGTSEAAKQFIEELERGSEENSNSGAESSHDNAQGIDGQIVTDSEEEDTDEDGEDKELFDSAALTALLKAATGAGSDGGPITFTSADGSGLFSVERPFGLGSSTQFLRSAPRANRSNIFSSSFAGGEESESNLSAEEKEKLEKLQSVRVKFLRLVHRLGMSSDDAIASRVLYRLALVAGRQNSQLFGLDSAKETALQLEEDEKESLDFSLNILVLGKSGVGKSATINAIFGEEKARVDAFQHATTTVKEIIGIVDGVKIRVIDTPGLKPSVLEQSFNQSILSSVKKFTKKNPVDLVLYVDRLDAQTRDLNDLPLLSTITSSLGIPIWRSVIVTLTHAASAPPEGPSGSPLSYDSFVGQRSQIVQQSIVRASGDLRMISPGIMNPVCLVENHGSCRRNREGQKVLPNGQSWKPQLMILCYSTKILSEANSISNPRDLFDSRKLLSYRTRQAPLTYMLSSMLQSRVHPKLSSEQGGDIGDSDVDLADLSDSDQEDEDEYDQLPPFKPLRKSQLAKLSVEQRKAYFEEYDYRVKLLQKKQWREELKRLKEMKMKGKDSANDLEEDPDAGSPAPISVPLPDMALPPSFDGDNPAHRYRFLEPTSQFLARPVLDTHSWDHDCGYDGVNLEQTLAILNQFPAVVSVQLSKDKKDFTVHLDSSISAKHGENSSSMAGFDIQNMGKQLAYIFRGETKFKNFRKNKTTAGISVTFLGENVVSGLKVEDHISFGKQYSLVASGGTVRSQQDVAYGANIEMQRRELDYPIGQVQSSLGLSLIKFRGELAMGFNSLAQFSIGRNSKVTVRGQINNKLSGQITVRTSSSDHLSLALASILPVAVTIYNKLCPVGEKFSIY; from the exons atggagccaaGCACTGTTGCTGCATCAAATTCATTGGTTTCTGCTGACCCTTTTACAG GTGGTGAAGAGAAGAGTTTTAAAGATGTGGTTTTGGAGAGTGGGGAGGGGTTGAATTTGGGGGATGGTGAGAATGGAGTGGTGGAGGGGAATGGTGTTGTCGAAAAGAGTTTTAAGGATGGGGTTGTGGGGAGGGGGGAGGGGGTGAATGGAGTGGTGAAAGGGAATGGGGATGTTGTCGAAAAAAGTTTTAAGAATGTCGTTGTGGGGAGTGGGGAGGGGGTGAATGGAGTGGTGGAAGGGAATGGGGATATTGTCCAAAAAAGTTTTGAGGATGTAGTTGTGGGGAGTGGGGTGGGGATGAATGGAGTGGTGGAAGGGGATGGCGATGTTGTCGAAAAAAGTTTTAAGGATGTAGTTGTGGGGAGTGAGGAGGGGGTGAATGGAGTGGTAGAAGTGAATGGAGATATTGTCGAAAAAAGTTTTAAGGATGTGGTTGTGGAGAGTGGAGAGGGGGTGAATGGAGTTGTGGAAGGGGATGGTGATGTTGTCGAAAAAAGTTTTAAAGATGTGGTTGTGGAGAGTGGGGAGGGTGTGGATTTGGGTTCGGGTGAGGATGGAGTTGTGGAAGGGAATGGGGATATTGTCGAAAAAAGTTATAAGGATGTGATTGTGGAGAGTGGAGAGGGATTGAATGGAGTGGTCCAAGGGAATGGTGATGTTGAAAAAAGTTTCAAGGATGTGGTTGTGGAGAGCAGGGAGGGGTTATCGGGGAATGTTGATGTTGTGACAGAAGAGGGTTTTAAGGAAAATAAGGCGAGTGAGTTTTCTGAAGGGTTGGGGAGTGGGGTAGAGGATATGAAGATGAAGGGTGAGGAAGGGTTGGAGGTGAAGAAAATGGAGAGTGTTAACCAAGTGGTTGAGAAACATGTTGTTGAAAGCAGTGAGAGTGAGCAAGTAGGCGATGTGGTTGTGGAATCGGGAGATGGTGGCGAGGTTACACACGAAGGAGACACTGTTGTGGAGACTATAAATGTTGACTTGTTGGAGCCTGGTGTTGCTATTGTTGGGGAAATGGAAGAGAATGGGAGAGTTGATAGAAGTACGAGTTTGAATATGGAGTCTGATCAAGTAAGCGCTGGGACTGTTGAGGAGGTCGTAGGTGAAAATATTGTTGTGCCTACAGATTCTGATAATTTGAGCTTGGACAACGAATCTGATAATGTGATTATTGGGACTAATCAGGAGAGTTCAGTTCAGAAAACCATCGCACCATCAAAGTCTGAGTTATCTGAGTTGGATGGTGCAAAATTAATCCTGGATGTTGAGGAAGTTGATGGGGTTGTGAGCTCTAATAATGGGGCTGATCAAGATCATGGTAAGATTCTTTCTGCTGTTCAAAGTGGTAATTATGCGCACTACAGTGCTAATATTGTTGAATCAAAGAATTCTGCAGATGTTAAGACTACCTCTGAAGGAGACTCTGTTATAGAAAATATACAGGTGGATAAGTCAGAACCTGGGGTGGCGGTTGTTGGTAAAATAGAAGAAAATGGTCATGCTGATGCAGAAGCCAGTGCCAGATTAGAGAACCCTGCGGAAGTAGAAGTTTTTACCCGCAATTTAGCTGGTGCTGATGATTTTTCTGCTGTCGTTTATGCTCCACATTCCCCAGGTAGTCTTCCTAGCAATGCAGAAGAACTTAAACGAAATGATGATTATAGTGCAAATGGTCAGGATAAGATAATGGAAAATGGGGTCTCTGAAAAATTCTCTGCAAATAATTCGCGTGAATCAAATCAACTTCAAAACAAAGAACTTGAGGTCAAAGAtgaaataaattttggaaaaaatGAAGCAAATGGGGATGTCTTAGAAGCCTCAGGTTCTGAAGGGGACTCCGATGATATGATTTTTGGTACTTCTGAAGCTGCAAAGCAATTTATCGAGGAGTTAGAACGTGGTTCAGAAGAGAATTCAAATTCTGGTGCAGAGAGTTCTCATGATAATGCACAGGGAATTGATGGACAAATTGTGACAGACTCAGAAGAAGAGGACACTGATGAAGATGGAGAGGATAAGGAGTTGTTTGATTCAGCTGCATTAACGGCTCTCTTAAAAGCAGCAACAGGTGCTGGATCAGATGGAGGCCCAATAACTTTTACATCTGCGGATGGCTCTGGGCTTTTCTCAGTTGAGCGTCCTTTTGGTTTAGGATCCTCAACGCAGTTTTTAAGGTCTGCTCCACGAGCAAATCGGTCTAATATTTTCAGTTCAAGTTTTGCTGGTGGTGAGGAATCTGAGAGCAACTTGAGTGCCGAGGAAAAGGAGAAGCTAGAGAAGTTACAATCAGTCAGGGTTAAATTCTTGAGACTTGTTCATAGATTAGGGATGTCTTCAGATGATGCAATTGCTAGCCGGGTTTTATACCGGCTGGCGCTTGTTGCAGGGAGACAAAACAGTCAGCTTTTTGGCCTTGATAGTGCAAAGGAGACTGCTTTGCAGCTTGAAGAAGATGAGAAGGAATCTCTGGACTTCTCCTTGAATATACTAGTGCTTGGGAAATCCGGAGTTGGAAAGAGTGCAACCATAAATGCGATTTTCGGTGAAGAGAAAGCTCGAGTGGATGCATTTCAGCATGCCACAACTACTGTTAAAGAAATCATAGGTATAGTTGACGGGGTTAAGATTCGGGTCATTGATACACCTGGCCTCAAACCTTCGGTATTGGAGCAGTCTTTTAACCAAAGCATTTTGTCTTCTGTCAAGAAGTTTACAAAGAAAAACCCTGTTGatcttgtattgtatgtggatcGTCTCGATGCCCAAACTCGAGATCTTAATGATCTACCTCTATTGAGTACAATTACCAGTTCACTAGGAATTCCTATATGGCGTAGTGTCATAGTAACTTTAACACATGCTGCTTCTGCACCTCCAGAAGGACCATCTGGTTCTCCTTTGAGTTATGATTCGTTTGTTGGCCAACGGTCTCAAATTGTGCAGCAGTCCATAGTGAGAGCTTCTGGTGATTTACGAATGATAAGCCCAGGCATAATGAATCCAGTTTGTCTGGTTGAGAACCACGGGTCATGCCGAAGGAATAGAGAAGGACAGAAGGTTCTCCCTAATGGCCAAAGTTGGAAACCTCAATTGATGATATTGTGCTACTCTACGAAAATTTTATCAGAAGCGAATTCCATCTCAAACCCTCGAGATTTATTTGACAGCCGTAAGCTCCTTTCCTACCGTACCCGCCAGGCCCCTCTTACGTACATGTTGTCCTCCATGTTACAGTCACGTGTGCACCCAAAGCTTTCCTCTGAACAGGGTGGCGACATTGGCGATTCTGATGTTGACTTGGCAGACCTATCAGATTCTGACCAAGAGGATGAAGATGAGTATGATCAGCTTCCACCATTCAAACCTCTTAGGAAATCTCAGCTTGCTAAATTAAGCGTGGAGCAAAGGAAAGCCTACTTTGAGGAGTATGATTACCGTGTAAAACTTCTTCAGAAGAAGCAGTGGAGAGAGGAGTTGAAAAGATTAAAAGAGATGAAGATGAAAGGCAAGGATTCTGCAAATGATCTTGAAGAAGATCCAGATGCTGGTTCTCCAGCCCCAATATCTGTTCCATTACCAGACATGGCCCTTCCGCCTTCTTTTGATGGTGATAATCCAGCACACAGGTATAGGTTTCTGGAACCAACTTCGCAATTTCTGGCAAGGCCGGTTCTGGACACTCATAGTTGGGATCACGACTGTGGATATGATGGGGTCAATCTTGAACAGACTCTGGCCATTCTCAACCAATTTCCGGCTGTAGTTTCTGTTCAGCTCTCAAAGGATAAGAAAGATTTCACCGTCCATTTGGATTCTTCCATTTCTGCCAAACATGGGGAGAATAGTTCAAGTATGGCAGGCTTTGACATTCAGAATATGGGTAAGCAACTTGCCTACATCTTCAGAGGTGAAACCAAGTTCAAGAATTTCAGGAAGAACAAAACCACTGCCGGAATATCAGTTACTTTCTTGGGTGAAAATGTTGTCAGTGGGCTTAAAGTTGAGGATCATATTTCTTTCGGAAAGCAGTATTCTTTGGTTGCCAGTGGGGGTACAGTCCGATCTCAACAGGATGTAGCATATGGAGCTAATATCGAAATGCAGCGCAGGGAACTTGATTATCCTATTGGACAGGTGCAGTCCTCACTTGGCCTCTCCTTAATAAAGTTTAGAGGTGAGTTAGCTATGGGGTTCAACAGTCTAGCTCAATTCTCTATTGGACGAAATTCTAAGGTGACTGTACGTGGCCAAATAAACAACAAGCTGAGTGGCCAGATTACTGTACGGACAAGTAGCTCTGATCATCTTTCTCTTGCTCTTGCAAGTATTCTTCCAGTCGCAGTTACCATTTACAACAAACTTTGCCCTGTTGGTGAGAAGTTCTCAATCTATTAA
- the LOC141697685 gene encoding translocase of chloroplast 159, chloroplastic-like isoform X1, whose product MEPSTVAASNSLVSADPFTGSVETSSFLDKNVVNGSDDISSVSDDGFVSGEEDFDVENKVFLDFPDDKFVEFKSVDVNSGDPFMDFETPFAGGEEKSFKDVVLESGEGLNLGDGENGVVEGNGVVEKSFKDGVVGRGEGVNGVVKGNGDVVEKSFKNVVVGSGEGVNGVVEGNGDIVQKSFEDVVVGSGVGMNGVVEGDGDVVEKSFKDVVVGSEEGVNGVVEVNGDIVEKSFKDVVVESGEGVNGVVEGDGDVVEKSFKDVVVESGEGVDLGSGEDGVVEGNGDIVEKSYKDVIVESGEGLNGVVQGNGDVEKSFKDVVVESREGLSGNVDVVTEEGFKENKASEFSEGLGSGVEDMKMKGEEGLEVKKMESVNQVVEKHVVESSESEQVGDVVVESGDGGEVTHEGDTVVETINVDLLEPGVAIVGEMEENGRVDRSTSLNMESDQVSAGTVEEVVGENIVVPTDSDNLSLDNESDNVIIGTNQESSVQKTIAPSKSELSELDGAKLILDVEEVDGVVSSNNGADQDHDVKTTSEGDSVIENIQVDKSEPGVAVVGKIEENGHADAEASARLENPAEVEVFTRNLAGADDFSAVVYAPHSPGSLPSNAEELKRNDDYSANGQDKIMENGVSEKFSANNSRESNQLQNKELEVKDEINFGKNEANGDVLEASGSEGDSDDMIFGTSEAAKQFIEELERGSEENSNSGAESSHDNAQGIDGQIVTDSEEEDTDEDGEDKELFDSAALTALLKAATGAGSDGGPITFTSADGSGLFSVERPFGLGSSTQFLRSAPRANRSNIFSSSFAGGEESESNLSAEEKEKLEKLQSVRVKFLRLVHRLGMSSDDAIASRVLYRLALVAGRQNSQLFGLDSAKETALQLEEDEKESLDFSLNILVLGKSGVGKSATINAIFGEEKARVDAFQHATTTVKEIIGIVDGVKIRVIDTPGLKPSVLEQSFNQSILSSVKKFTKKNPVDLVLYVDRLDAQTRDLNDLPLLSTITSSLGIPIWRSVIVTLTHAASAPPEGPSGSPLSYDSFVGQRSQIVQQSIVRASGDLRMISPGIMNPVCLVENHGSCRRNREGQKVLPNGQSWKPQLMILCYSTKILSEANSISNPRDLFDSRKLLSYRTRQAPLTYMLSSMLQSRVHPKLSSEQGGDIGDSDVDLADLSDSDQEDEDEYDQLPPFKPLRKSQLAKLSVEQRKAYFEEYDYRVKLLQKKQWREELKRLKEMKMKGKDSANDLEEDPDAGSPAPISVPLPDMALPPSFDGDNPAHRYRFLEPTSQFLARPVLDTHSWDHDCGYDGVNLEQTLAILNQFPAVVSVQLSKDKKDFTVHLDSSISAKHGENSSSMAGFDIQNMGKQLAYIFRGETKFKNFRKNKTTAGISVTFLGENVVSGLKVEDHISFGKQYSLVASGGTVRSQQDVAYGANIEMQRRELDYPIGQVQSSLGLSLIKFRGELAMGFNSLAQFSIGRNSKVTVRGQINNKLSGQITVRTSSSDHLSLALASILPVAVTIYNKLCPVGEKFSIY is encoded by the exons atggagccaaGCACTGTTGCTGCATCAAATTCATTGGTTTCTGCTGACCCTTTTACAGGTTCTGTTGAAACTTCTTCTTTTTTGGATAAAAATGTTGTTAATGGTAGTGATGATATTAGTAGTGTAAGTGATGATGGTTTTGTTAGTGGTGAGGAGGATTTTGATGTTGAAAATAAGGTTTTTTTAGATTTCCCAGATGATAAATTTGTTGAATTTAAGTCTGTTGATGTCAATTCTGGTGACCCTTTTATGGATTTTGAAACCCCATTTGCAGGTGGTGAAGAGAAGAGTTTTAAAGATGTGGTTTTGGAGAGTGGGGAGGGGTTGAATTTGGGGGATGGTGAGAATGGAGTGGTGGAGGGGAATGGTGTTGTCGAAAAGAGTTTTAAGGATGGGGTTGTGGGGAGGGGGGAGGGGGTGAATGGAGTGGTGAAAGGGAATGGGGATGTTGTCGAAAAAAGTTTTAAGAATGTCGTTGTGGGGAGTGGGGAGGGGGTGAATGGAGTGGTGGAAGGGAATGGGGATATTGTCCAAAAAAGTTTTGAGGATGTAGTTGTGGGGAGTGGGGTGGGGATGAATGGAGTGGTGGAAGGGGATGGCGATGTTGTCGAAAAAAGTTTTAAGGATGTAGTTGTGGGGAGTGAGGAGGGGGTGAATGGAGTGGTAGAAGTGAATGGAGATATTGTCGAAAAAAGTTTTAAGGATGTGGTTGTGGAGAGTGGAGAGGGGGTGAATGGAGTTGTGGAAGGGGATGGTGATGTTGTCGAAAAAAGTTTTAAAGATGTGGTTGTGGAGAGTGGGGAGGGTGTGGATTTGGGTTCGGGTGAGGATGGAGTTGTGGAAGGGAATGGGGATATTGTCGAAAAAAGTTATAAGGATGTGATTGTGGAGAGTGGAGAGGGATTGAATGGAGTGGTCCAAGGGAATGGTGATGTTGAAAAAAGTTTCAAGGATGTGGTTGTGGAGAGCAGGGAGGGGTTATCGGGGAATGTTGATGTTGTGACAGAAGAGGGTTTTAAGGAAAATAAGGCGAGTGAGTTTTCTGAAGGGTTGGGGAGTGGGGTAGAGGATATGAAGATGAAGGGTGAGGAAGGGTTGGAGGTGAAGAAAATGGAGAGTGTTAACCAAGTGGTTGAGAAACATGTTGTTGAAAGCAGTGAGAGTGAGCAAGTAGGCGATGTGGTTGTGGAATCGGGAGATGGTGGCGAGGTTACACACGAAGGAGACACTGTTGTGGAGACTATAAATGTTGACTTGTTGGAGCCTGGTGTTGCTATTGTTGGGGAAATGGAAGAGAATGGGAGAGTTGATAGAAGTACGAGTTTGAATATGGAGTCTGATCAAGTAAGCGCTGGGACTGTTGAGGAGGTCGTAGGTGAAAATATTGTTGTGCCTACAGATTCTGATAATTTGAGCTTGGACAACGAATCTGATAATGTGATTATTGGGACTAATCAGGAGAGTTCAGTTCAGAAAACCATCGCACCATCAAAGTCTGAGTTATCTGAGTTGGATGGTGCAAAATTAATCCTGGATGTTGAGGAAGTTGATGGGGTTGTGAGCTCTAATAATGGGGCTGATCAAGATCATG ATGTTAAGACTACCTCTGAAGGAGACTCTGTTATAGAAAATATACAGGTGGATAAGTCAGAACCTGGGGTGGCGGTTGTTGGTAAAATAGAAGAAAATGGTCATGCTGATGCAGAAGCCAGTGCCAGATTAGAGAACCCTGCGGAAGTAGAAGTTTTTACCCGCAATTTAGCTGGTGCTGATGATTTTTCTGCTGTCGTTTATGCTCCACATTCCCCAGGTAGTCTTCCTAGCAATGCAGAAGAACTTAAACGAAATGATGATTATAGTGCAAATGGTCAGGATAAGATAATGGAAAATGGGGTCTCTGAAAAATTCTCTGCAAATAATTCGCGTGAATCAAATCAACTTCAAAACAAAGAACTTGAGGTCAAAGAtgaaataaattttggaaaaaatGAAGCAAATGGGGATGTCTTAGAAGCCTCAGGTTCTGAAGGGGACTCCGATGATATGATTTTTGGTACTTCTGAAGCTGCAAAGCAATTTATCGAGGAGTTAGAACGTGGTTCAGAAGAGAATTCAAATTCTGGTGCAGAGAGTTCTCATGATAATGCACAGGGAATTGATGGACAAATTGTGACAGACTCAGAAGAAGAGGACACTGATGAAGATGGAGAGGATAAGGAGTTGTTTGATTCAGCTGCATTAACGGCTCTCTTAAAAGCAGCAACAGGTGCTGGATCAGATGGAGGCCCAATAACTTTTACATCTGCGGATGGCTCTGGGCTTTTCTCAGTTGAGCGTCCTTTTGGTTTAGGATCCTCAACGCAGTTTTTAAGGTCTGCTCCACGAGCAAATCGGTCTAATATTTTCAGTTCAAGTTTTGCTGGTGGTGAGGAATCTGAGAGCAACTTGAGTGCCGAGGAAAAGGAGAAGCTAGAGAAGTTACAATCAGTCAGGGTTAAATTCTTGAGACTTGTTCATAGATTAGGGATGTCTTCAGATGATGCAATTGCTAGCCGGGTTTTATACCGGCTGGCGCTTGTTGCAGGGAGACAAAACAGTCAGCTTTTTGGCCTTGATAGTGCAAAGGAGACTGCTTTGCAGCTTGAAGAAGATGAGAAGGAATCTCTGGACTTCTCCTTGAATATACTAGTGCTTGGGAAATCCGGAGTTGGAAAGAGTGCAACCATAAATGCGATTTTCGGTGAAGAGAAAGCTCGAGTGGATGCATTTCAGCATGCCACAACTACTGTTAAAGAAATCATAGGTATAGTTGACGGGGTTAAGATTCGGGTCATTGATACACCTGGCCTCAAACCTTCGGTATTGGAGCAGTCTTTTAACCAAAGCATTTTGTCTTCTGTCAAGAAGTTTACAAAGAAAAACCCTGTTGatcttgtattgtatgtggatcGTCTCGATGCCCAAACTCGAGATCTTAATGATCTACCTCTATTGAGTACAATTACCAGTTCACTAGGAATTCCTATATGGCGTAGTGTCATAGTAACTTTAACACATGCTGCTTCTGCACCTCCAGAAGGACCATCTGGTTCTCCTTTGAGTTATGATTCGTTTGTTGGCCAACGGTCTCAAATTGTGCAGCAGTCCATAGTGAGAGCTTCTGGTGATTTACGAATGATAAGCCCAGGCATAATGAATCCAGTTTGTCTGGTTGAGAACCACGGGTCATGCCGAAGGAATAGAGAAGGACAGAAGGTTCTCCCTAATGGCCAAAGTTGGAAACCTCAATTGATGATATTGTGCTACTCTACGAAAATTTTATCAGAAGCGAATTCCATCTCAAACCCTCGAGATTTATTTGACAGCCGTAAGCTCCTTTCCTACCGTACCCGCCAGGCCCCTCTTACGTACATGTTGTCCTCCATGTTACAGTCACGTGTGCACCCAAAGCTTTCCTCTGAACAGGGTGGCGACATTGGCGATTCTGATGTTGACTTGGCAGACCTATCAGATTCTGACCAAGAGGATGAAGATGAGTATGATCAGCTTCCACCATTCAAACCTCTTAGGAAATCTCAGCTTGCTAAATTAAGCGTGGAGCAAAGGAAAGCCTACTTTGAGGAGTATGATTACCGTGTAAAACTTCTTCAGAAGAAGCAGTGGAGAGAGGAGTTGAAAAGATTAAAAGAGATGAAGATGAAAGGCAAGGATTCTGCAAATGATCTTGAAGAAGATCCAGATGCTGGTTCTCCAGCCCCAATATCTGTTCCATTACCAGACATGGCCCTTCCGCCTTCTTTTGATGGTGATAATCCAGCACACAGGTATAGGTTTCTGGAACCAACTTCGCAATTTCTGGCAAGGCCGGTTCTGGACACTCATAGTTGGGATCACGACTGTGGATATGATGGGGTCAATCTTGAACAGACTCTGGCCATTCTCAACCAATTTCCGGCTGTAGTTTCTGTTCAGCTCTCAAAGGATAAGAAAGATTTCACCGTCCATTTGGATTCTTCCATTTCTGCCAAACATGGGGAGAATAGTTCAAGTATGGCAGGCTTTGACATTCAGAATATGGGTAAGCAACTTGCCTACATCTTCAGAGGTGAAACCAAGTTCAAGAATTTCAGGAAGAACAAAACCACTGCCGGAATATCAGTTACTTTCTTGGGTGAAAATGTTGTCAGTGGGCTTAAAGTTGAGGATCATATTTCTTTCGGAAAGCAGTATTCTTTGGTTGCCAGTGGGGGTACAGTCCGATCTCAACAGGATGTAGCATATGGAGCTAATATCGAAATGCAGCGCAGGGAACTTGATTATCCTATTGGACAGGTGCAGTCCTCACTTGGCCTCTCCTTAATAAAGTTTAGAGGTGAGTTAGCTATGGGGTTCAACAGTCTAGCTCAATTCTCTATTGGACGAAATTCTAAGGTGACTGTACGTGGCCAAATAAACAACAAGCTGAGTGGCCAGATTACTGTACGGACAAGTAGCTCTGATCATCTTTCTCTTGCTCTTGCAAGTATTCTTCCAGTCGCAGTTACCATTTACAACAAACTTTGCCCTGTTGGTGAGAAGTTCTCAATCTATTAA